The following are encoded in a window of Streptomyces sp. 11x1 genomic DNA:
- a CDS encoding carbohydrate ABC transporter permease, whose amino-acid sequence MAEAGKTHAARWGVINLVVVLYALFPVWWIAALSFKDPATLTDGDYIPRDWTLENYRGIFETSEFTRALINSIGIALIATVIAVALGTMAAYAVARLRFPGKRVLIGMSLLIAMFPPISLVSPLFNIERIIGIFDTWIGLIIPYMTFSLPLAIYTLSAFFREIPWDLEKAAKVDGATPAQAFRMVIVPLAAPGVFTTAILVFIFCWNDFLFAISLTSTESARTVPAAIAFFTGSSQFQQPTGSIAAAAVVITIPIIVFVLFFQRRIVAGLTSGAVKG is encoded by the coding sequence ATGGCCGAGGCGGGAAAGACGCATGCCGCCCGATGGGGTGTCATCAACCTGGTGGTGGTCCTGTATGCCCTGTTCCCGGTGTGGTGGATCGCCGCGCTGTCGTTCAAGGACCCCGCCACCCTCACGGACGGCGACTACATCCCCAGGGACTGGACCCTGGAGAACTACCGCGGCATCTTCGAGACCTCCGAGTTCACCCGTGCGCTGATCAACTCGATCGGCATCGCCCTGATCGCCACGGTGATCGCGGTGGCGCTCGGCACCATGGCAGCCTACGCGGTGGCCCGGCTGCGCTTCCCCGGCAAGCGGGTGCTCATCGGTATGTCCCTGCTGATCGCCATGTTCCCGCCGATCTCCCTGGTGTCACCGCTGTTCAACATCGAGCGGATCATCGGGATCTTCGACACCTGGATCGGGCTGATCATCCCGTACATGACCTTCTCCCTGCCGCTGGCGATCTACACCCTGTCGGCGTTCTTCCGGGAGATCCCCTGGGATCTGGAGAAGGCCGCCAAGGTCGACGGGGCGACGCCCGCGCAGGCGTTCCGGATGGTCATCGTGCCGCTGGCCGCGCCGGGCGTGTTCACCACGGCCATTCTCGTGTTCATCTTCTGCTGGAACGACTTCCTGTTCGCGATCTCCCTGACGTCCACCGAGTCCGCGCGCACCGTACCGGCCGCGATCGCGTTCTTCACCGGAAGCTCCCAGTTCCAGCAGCCGACAGGCTCGATCGCCGCAGCCGCTGTGGTCATCACCATCCCGATCATCGTTTTCGTCCTGTTCTTCCAGCGGCGGATCGTCGCCGGACTGACCTCCGGGGCAGTCAAGGGGTGA
- a CDS encoding sugar ABC transporter permease gives MSTRARPAGAPTPPGSETGRVKADRAALSAGARQERRLGWLLCAPAVVVMTAVTAYPIGYAVYLSLQRYDLRFPGRAEFVGLDNYGAVLSSPFWWDAFWVTLFITAVSVAIELVLGMGLALVMHRTIFWRGAVRTAVLVPYGIVTVVAAFSWQYAWTPELGYLAELLPSGEAPLTEQWSALWLIILAEVWKTTPFMALLLLAGLALVPEETLKAAMVDGATAWQRFTKVMLPLMKPAILVALLFRTLDAFRIFDNIYILTAGAQGTGSLSILGYDNLFTALNLGIGSAISVLIFICVGIIAFAFVKMFGTAAPGSEVRN, from the coding sequence ATGAGCACGCGGGCGCGACCCGCCGGAGCACCGACGCCCCCCGGGTCGGAGACGGGGCGGGTGAAGGCGGACCGGGCGGCGCTCTCGGCGGGTGCCAGACAGGAGCGGCGGCTCGGCTGGCTGCTCTGCGCGCCCGCGGTCGTCGTCATGACGGCGGTGACCGCCTACCCCATCGGGTACGCCGTCTATCTGTCCCTCCAGCGGTACGACCTGCGCTTTCCCGGACGGGCGGAGTTCGTGGGCCTGGACAACTACGGGGCGGTGCTCTCCTCGCCGTTCTGGTGGGACGCCTTCTGGGTCACGCTGTTCATCACCGCCGTGTCGGTGGCGATCGAACTGGTCCTCGGAATGGGACTCGCCCTGGTGATGCACCGCACGATCTTCTGGCGCGGCGCCGTCCGCACGGCGGTCCTCGTCCCGTACGGGATCGTCACCGTGGTCGCCGCCTTTTCCTGGCAGTACGCCTGGACCCCGGAACTCGGGTATCTCGCCGAGCTGTTGCCCAGCGGAGAGGCTCCGCTGACCGAACAGTGGTCCGCCCTCTGGCTGATCATCCTCGCCGAGGTGTGGAAGACGACGCCCTTCATGGCCCTGCTGCTCCTCGCGGGCCTCGCTCTGGTCCCCGAGGAGACCCTGAAGGCGGCCATGGTGGACGGGGCCACCGCCTGGCAGCGGTTCACCAAGGTCATGCTGCCGCTGATGAAACCGGCGATCCTGGTGGCGCTGCTCTTCCGCACACTGGACGCGTTCCGGATCTTCGACAACATCTACATCCTGACCGCGGGCGCCCAGGGGACCGGGTCCCTGTCGATCCTCGGGTACGACAACCTGTTCACCGCGCTGAACCTGGGCATCGGGTCGGCGATCTCCGTCCTCATCTTCATCTGCGTCGGGATCATCGCCTTCGCCTTCGTCAAGATGTTCGGCACCGCGGCCCCGGGCTCGGAGGTGCGGAACTGA
- a CDS encoding ABC transporter substrate-binding protein: protein MHARYGCRPVPGRKGRKGPEGCRGRTRWLRAFAVLPLLASVLAACGGDESSGRPTLDWYNFPDDSGALQKAADRCSQASGGRYRISYHKLPRAADGQRQQLVRRLAAEDDSLDILGLDVTWAAEFAEARWIREWTGAAKRQAVEGTLRVPLQTSTWKGKLYAVPYNTNTQLLWYRKDLVPTPPRTWAEMLDMAEVLARQGQPHFVEIQGAQYEGLTVWFNTLINSAGGSILNASATEPSLGPPAVRAAGIMRDLAKSPAADPSLPNQMEDQNRLAMESGTAAFELNYPFVYPSMKANNPELFKNFRWAPYPRVDAGRPARPTIGGIDLAVSAYSRHPDLAFEAALCLRNRENQLAAALEGGLPPTLRALYDEPAFMKEYPFSKDVLAALESASVRPITPVYQNVSIAVSHTLSPPSGIEPESSVDTIGEQIDDALRSEGVIP from the coding sequence GTGCACGCGAGGTACGGCTGTCGGCCCGTTCCGGGGCGGAAGGGCCGCAAGGGCCCCGAGGGATGCCGCGGACGGACGCGATGGCTGCGGGCGTTCGCCGTACTGCCGTTGCTGGCGTCGGTGCTCGCCGCCTGCGGCGGTGACGAGAGCTCCGGCAGGCCCACCCTCGACTGGTACAACTTCCCGGACGACTCCGGTGCGCTCCAGAAGGCGGCCGACCGGTGCAGCCAGGCGTCGGGCGGCCGCTACAGGATCAGCTACCACAAGCTCCCGCGTGCCGCGGACGGCCAGCGCCAGCAGCTCGTCCGCAGACTCGCCGCCGAGGACGACTCGCTCGACATCCTGGGCCTGGACGTCACCTGGGCCGCGGAGTTCGCCGAGGCACGCTGGATCCGGGAGTGGACGGGGGCGGCGAAGCGGCAGGCCGTGGAGGGCACCCTGCGCGTACCGCTGCAGACCTCGACGTGGAAGGGCAAGCTGTACGCGGTCCCGTACAACACCAACACCCAACTCCTGTGGTATCGCAAGGATCTGGTGCCCACCCCACCCAGGACCTGGGCCGAGATGCTCGACATGGCCGAGGTCCTCGCCAGGCAGGGCCAACCGCACTTCGTGGAGATCCAGGGCGCCCAGTACGAGGGGCTGACCGTCTGGTTCAACACCCTGATCAACAGTGCGGGCGGCTCCATCCTCAACGCGAGCGCGACCGAGCCCTCGCTCGGTCCTCCCGCCGTGCGTGCCGCCGGGATCATGCGCGATCTGGCGAAGTCCCCGGCTGCGGACCCATCCCTGCCCAACCAGATGGAGGACCAGAACCGCCTCGCCATGGAGTCGGGGACGGCCGCGTTCGAGCTCAACTACCCGTTCGTCTATCCGTCGATGAAGGCGAACAACCCCGAGCTGTTCAAGAACTTCCGCTGGGCGCCGTACCCCCGGGTCGACGCCGGCCGCCCGGCCCGGCCCACCATCGGCGGCATCGACCTGGCCGTGAGCGCCTACTCGCGCCACCCCGACCTGGCCTTCGAGGCGGCGCTGTGCCTGCGCAACCGGGAGAACCAGCTCGCCGCCGCGCTCGAGGGCGGTCTGCCGCCCACCTTGCGAGCCCTGTACGACGAGCCCGCGTTCATGAAGGAGTACCCCTTCTCCAAGGACGTGCTGGCCGCGCTGGAGTCGGCGAGCGTGCGCCCGATCACTCCGGTCTACCAGAACGTGTCGATCGCGGTCTCCCACACCCTGTCGCCGCCGTCCGGGATCGAACCGGAGAGCTCCGTCGACACCATCGGGGAGCAGATCGACGATGCCCTGCGATCCGAGGGTGTGATCCCGTGA
- a CDS encoding YceI family protein gives MPLGLLRRRRGNAPGGAAGAPFPVPDGAGVVLREVLDPVNQPMAAADVTVTELRSHRVAARGATDPYGFFTAVLPPGTYSVLIMAEGLEPHRETVEVSADTGVSRERVWLQSARALELPPPGTWLFDPPHTAIRFIAKHVGMAHVHGRFERFDGGLVVDQDMTRSRVHVRIDASSVNTGNNTRDTHLRSADFLDVERFPYIDFTSTRFAYRGGSKWTLQGSLTMHGVSRSVALDTTYLGTVNGGYGEELRCAALAKSELHREDYTLNWRSMLARGIAVVGPTIQLELDVQAMYRTHDTPTPPE, from the coding sequence ATGCCCCTCGGACTGCTCCGGCGGCGACGCGGAAATGCCCCCGGGGGCGCCGCGGGCGCCCCGTTCCCGGTGCCGGACGGCGCGGGTGTCGTCCTTCGTGAGGTGCTGGACCCAGTGAACCAGCCCATGGCCGCGGCGGACGTGACAGTGACGGAACTGCGCAGCCACCGCGTGGCGGCACGCGGCGCGACCGACCCGTACGGCTTCTTCACGGCCGTTCTGCCGCCGGGCACCTACAGCGTGCTGATCATGGCCGAGGGGCTGGAACCGCACCGGGAGACGGTCGAGGTCAGCGCGGACACCGGTGTCTCCCGGGAACGGGTGTGGCTCCAGTCGGCCCGCGCGCTCGAACTCCCGCCGCCCGGCACCTGGCTCTTCGACCCTCCGCACACCGCGATCCGCTTCATCGCCAAGCACGTCGGCATGGCCCATGTGCACGGCCGCTTCGAGCGCTTCGACGGCGGCCTCGTGGTCGACCAGGACATGACGCGGTCACGCGTCCACGTCCGCATCGACGCGTCCAGCGTCAACACCGGCAACAACACCCGTGACACGCACCTGCGTTCAGCGGACTTCCTCGACGTCGAACGCTTCCCGTACATCGACTTCACCAGCACCCGCTTCGCCTACCGCGGCGGCAGCAAGTGGACCCTCCAGGGCAGCCTCACCATGCACGGCGTCAGCCGCTCCGTCGCCCTCGACACCACCTACCTCGGCACCGTCAACGGCGGCTACGGCGAGGAACTCCGCTGCGCCGCCCTCGCCAAGTCCGAACTCCACCGCGAGGACTACACCCTGAACTGGCGCTCCATGCTCGCCCGAGGCATAGCCGTCGTGGGCCCCACCATCCAACTCGAACTGGACGTCCAGGCGATGTACCGCACCCACGACACACCTACGCCGCCGGAGTAG
- a CDS encoding maleylacetate reductase, which translates to MDFVYEAQPVRVVMRPGASVTAVPGEAERLGLRALLVVCGPRGAETAGAVARALGDACAGVFARARQHVPVEVADEAVRAARDAGADGLVAVGGGSAIGLGKAIALRTELPLIAVPSTYSGSEMTPVWGLTEHGAKRTGRAPSVLPRSVVYDPELTLTLPVPLSVTSGINALAHAAEALYAPDASPLVSLTAEEGARAMAGALPGVASDPGDLEARGRALYGAWLCGTALGSTTMGLHHKLCHVLGGTFGLPHAETHTVVLPYVLAHNAPAAPEAMTALARALSTDNAAEALWDLAGSLGAPRSLAELGLEQADLATAAAQVTSQAYPNPRRTSTAEALEILRAAYTGDRPQTWS; encoded by the coding sequence ATGGACTTCGTGTACGAGGCCCAGCCGGTCCGGGTCGTGATGCGCCCCGGCGCATCGGTGACGGCGGTACCGGGGGAGGCCGAACGGCTCGGTCTGCGCGCCCTGTTGGTGGTCTGCGGCCCGAGGGGCGCCGAGACCGCGGGGGCTGTCGCGCGGGCGCTCGGCGACGCGTGCGCCGGGGTGTTCGCGCGGGCTCGCCAGCACGTACCCGTGGAGGTGGCCGACGAGGCGGTCCGGGCGGCGCGGGACGCGGGCGCGGACGGCCTCGTGGCGGTCGGCGGCGGCTCGGCGATCGGACTGGGCAAGGCGATCGCGCTGCGCACCGAACTCCCGCTGATCGCCGTACCGTCGACGTACTCCGGCTCGGAGATGACCCCGGTCTGGGGCCTGACCGAGCACGGCGCCAAACGCACCGGCCGTGCCCCGTCGGTCCTGCCGCGCAGCGTCGTCTACGACCCCGAACTCACCCTCACCCTCCCGGTACCCCTCTCCGTGACCAGCGGCATCAACGCCCTCGCCCACGCTGCCGAAGCCCTGTACGCGCCGGACGCCTCGCCGCTGGTGTCGCTGACGGCGGAGGAGGGCGCCCGGGCCATGGCGGGCGCGCTCCCCGGCGTGGCGTCCGACCCCGGGGACCTGGAGGCGCGCGGCCGCGCCCTCTACGGCGCCTGGCTCTGCGGCACCGCGTTGGGCTCGACCACGATGGGCCTGCACCACAAGCTGTGCCACGTCCTCGGCGGCACCTTCGGCCTCCCGCACGCCGAGACCCACACGGTCGTCCTCCCGTACGTCCTCGCCCACAACGCCCCGGCAGCCCCCGAAGCCATGACGGCCCTCGCCCGGGCGCTGTCCACCGACAACGCCGCCGAAGCCCTCTGGGACCTCGCCGGCAGCCTCGGAGCCCCCCGCTCGCTCGCTGAACTCGGTCTCGAACAGGCTGACTTGGCGACGGCCGCGGCCCAGGTGACGAGCCAGGCGTACCCCAACCCACGCCGGACCTCCACGGCGGAAGCCCTGGAAATCCTGAGAGCGGCGTACACCGGCGACCGCCCTCAGACATGGTCCTGA
- a CDS encoding dioxygenase encodes MTTEFTTRVTEAVVASLDGTADPRLRELLTALTRHLHAFVRETEPTTAEWERAIAFLTATGQACTDTRQEFVLLSDVLGVSMLVETINSDERGGATESTVLGPFHMTESPVRELGTDIDLVGGGEPCVISGRVLSGDGTPLPGATLDVWQANAEGYYDVQQPDVQPAGNGRGLFTADDEGRFWFRTCVPSPYPIPTDGPVGDLLRATARPSYRPAHIHFIASAEGHTPVTTHIFVAGSEHLDTDAVFAVKESLVQDFKETDDPSLARRFDIPNPFRHARFDLVLNTSDAPAERHPERS; translated from the coding sequence ATGACCACCGAATTCACCACCCGCGTCACGGAGGCCGTCGTCGCCAGCCTCGACGGCACTGCCGATCCGCGCCTGCGCGAGCTGCTGACCGCCCTCACCCGGCACCTGCACGCCTTCGTCCGCGAGACCGAACCCACGACGGCGGAGTGGGAGCGGGCGATCGCCTTCCTCACGGCGACCGGGCAGGCCTGCACGGACACCCGGCAGGAGTTCGTCCTCCTGTCGGACGTCCTCGGCGTCTCGATGCTCGTCGAGACGATCAACAGCGACGAGCGCGGCGGCGCGACGGAGTCGACGGTCCTAGGCCCCTTCCACATGACCGAGTCCCCGGTCCGGGAACTCGGCACCGACATCGACCTGGTCGGCGGCGGCGAACCGTGCGTGATCAGCGGCCGCGTGCTGTCCGGCGACGGCACCCCGCTGCCCGGCGCGACCCTCGACGTCTGGCAGGCGAACGCCGAGGGCTACTACGACGTCCAGCAGCCCGACGTCCAGCCGGCGGGCAACGGCCGCGGACTGTTCACGGCGGACGACGAGGGCCGCTTCTGGTTCCGCACCTGTGTGCCGAGCCCGTATCCCATCCCCACGGACGGCCCGGTCGGCGACCTCCTCCGGGCGACGGCCCGGCCCTCCTACCGCCCGGCGCACATCCACTTCATCGCCTCGGCCGAGGGACACACCCCCGTCACCACACACATCTTCGTGGCCGGCAGCGAGCATCTCGACACCGACGCGGTCTTCGCGGTCAAGGAGAGCCTCGTCCAGGACTTCAAGGAGACCGACGACCCGTCATTGGCACGGCGGTTCGACATCCCGAACCCGTTCCGCCACGCACGCTTCGACCTCGTGCTCAACACGTCGGACGCACCGGCCGAACGCCACCCGGAGCGCTCGTGA
- a CDS encoding FAD-dependent monooxygenase: MHTVEPVAEPDVVTDVLIVGSGPAGASAALALSTYGVPNIVVTRYASLADTPRAHITNQRTMEVLRDLGVEDEVVAKATPQGLMGDTTFCTSLAGEELGRIRSWGNDPLVQAAHELASPTRMCDMPQHLMEPVLVDAAVARGTNLRFSTVYKSFVQDDDGVTVTVEDRLRGDEYTIRAKYLIGADGGRSQVAEDAGLPMGGQMGVAGSINIVFDMDLSKYTAHRPSTLYWVLAPGATVGGIGAGLVRCVRPWNEWLIVWGYDVTAGAPDLTTEYAESIVRRLVGDDEIPVTVKSSSAWTVNEMYAETYSHGRVFCAGDATHRHPPSNGLGSNTSIQDSYNLAWKLKLVLDGTASPTLLDTYTAERAPIGRQIVTRANKSIGETAPVFEALDGLSPQTPDQLWANIAARKDDTEAAEKQRARLREAIAFKVYEFNAHGVDLNQRYSAESSTAVVPDGTPDPGFARDPELYHQPTSRPGAKLPHAWITSGTRTLSTLDTVGRGRFTLLTGIGGTHWLRAAEDQDLEIATVVIGPGQEYEDPYGDWARLREVADGGALLVRPDGYVAFRHATPTATPEDAERLLTGAVRRILGHG, from the coding sequence GTGCACACCGTCGAGCCGGTCGCAGAGCCGGATGTCGTGACCGACGTCCTGATCGTGGGCAGTGGCCCGGCGGGCGCCTCCGCCGCGCTCGCCCTGAGCACGTACGGCGTCCCGAACATCGTGGTCACCCGCTACGCGAGTCTCGCCGACACGCCCCGGGCCCACATCACCAATCAGCGCACCATGGAGGTGCTGCGGGACCTCGGCGTCGAGGACGAGGTCGTCGCGAAGGCCACCCCGCAGGGGCTGATGGGCGACACGACCTTCTGCACCAGCCTCGCGGGGGAGGAGCTGGGCCGGATCCGCTCCTGGGGCAACGACCCGCTCGTCCAGGCCGCGCACGAACTGGCGAGCCCCACCCGGATGTGCGACATGCCGCAGCACCTGATGGAGCCCGTCCTCGTCGACGCGGCCGTCGCGCGCGGCACGAACCTGCGCTTCAGCACGGTCTACAAGTCCTTCGTCCAGGACGACGACGGCGTCACGGTCACCGTCGAGGACCGGCTGCGCGGCGACGAGTACACCATCCGCGCCAAGTACCTGATCGGCGCCGACGGCGGCCGCTCCCAGGTCGCCGAGGACGCCGGGCTGCCGATGGGCGGTCAGATGGGTGTGGCCGGCAGCATCAACATCGTCTTCGACATGGACCTGTCGAAGTACACCGCGCACCGCCCGTCCACCCTCTACTGGGTACTGGCCCCCGGCGCCACCGTCGGCGGCATCGGCGCGGGCCTGGTGCGGTGCGTGCGCCCCTGGAACGAGTGGCTGATCGTCTGGGGCTACGACGTCACCGCGGGCGCCCCCGACCTGACCACCGAGTACGCCGAGTCGATCGTCCGCAGGCTGGTCGGCGACGACGAGATCCCGGTGACCGTGAAGTCGTCGTCAGCCTGGACCGTCAACGAGATGTACGCCGAGACCTACTCCCATGGGAGGGTCTTCTGCGCCGGCGACGCCACCCACCGCCACCCGCCGTCCAACGGCCTCGGCTCCAACACCTCCATCCAGGACTCCTACAACCTGGCCTGGAAGCTCAAGCTCGTCCTCGACGGCACCGCGTCCCCCACGCTGCTCGACACCTACACCGCCGAACGCGCCCCGATCGGCCGGCAGATCGTCACCCGCGCCAACAAGTCCATCGGCGAGACCGCCCCCGTCTTCGAGGCCCTCGACGGGCTCTCCCCGCAGACCCCCGACCAGTTGTGGGCCAACATCGCCGCCCGCAAGGATGACACCGAGGCGGCCGAGAAGCAGCGGGCGCGGCTCCGGGAGGCGATCGCGTTCAAGGTGTACGAGTTCAACGCGCACGGCGTCGACCTCAACCAGCGGTACTCCGCCGAGAGTTCCACGGCGGTCGTCCCCGACGGCACGCCGGACCCCGGCTTCGCCCGCGACCCCGAGCTGTACCACCAGCCGACCTCCCGCCCCGGAGCCAAGCTCCCGCACGCCTGGATCACCTCCGGCACCCGCACCCTCTCCACCCTCGACACCGTCGGCCGCGGCCGCTTCACCCTGCTCACCGGCATCGGCGGCACCCACTGGCTCCGGGCCGCGGAGGACCAGGACCTGGAGATCGCCACCGTCGTCATCGGCCCCGGCCAGGAGTACGAGGACCCGTACGGCGACTGGGCCCGGCTCAGGGAGGTAGCCGACGGGGGAGCGCTCCTCGTACGGCCGGACGGTTACGTCGCCTTCCGCCACGCGACGCCGACCGCGACCCCGGAGGACGCCGAACGGCTGTTGACCGGGGCGGTGCGGCGCATTCTCGGGCACGGCTGA
- a CDS encoding helix-turn-helix domain-containing protein has translation MTTAEHLPVDPAMASLRRARESFLEGRRLPDGVPEEIVAAWKRARFFGVRHDAVRHGAVRSDDECGGAVPDGGGLGGALADESDLLAAARPVLERLAPAVGTGRTALLLTDERLRVLWATGRAPGDPCHEDLSEQVVGHNSAALALRTRRRAEVHGPEHFLDLWQDMSAVSVPVLGPETGRTVGTVTVTSELCAACSPHPWASLAEAAAGAVEAELLARSRPAERVLLDAYLRAARGRAVVALDGRNRLVSEAAGRLLSPEGLEALERGVVALLREGADRAAPAFGGAPAWGEALFGTGAASDAWRVRLPEDVRCSATVTPVSHRGAVIGAVAVLEPLRAEAVTPVGRGGRAGQGDRGAVALAGSSVPWRHAVGRATELARSPEHLLLVGERGTGKTALAHELAPESLVVDAAEGELGSAVEVLKEGHALLIRHVERLTQPDTATLNSLLEAHPGAPLLATYTPGAPPGPCLQRLLDTLAARSVSLPALRERPEDIRELLTALAPKPAPGQPPLTWTLDALRALERHTWPGNVTELVHVVRALAEQRRVSGPVRRAELPDHVREGPAARRLSPMEHAERSAILEALRRNGGNKARTAAALGIARATLYRKLRGYRS, from the coding sequence GTGACCACCGCAGAGCATCTCCCCGTCGACCCTGCCATGGCGTCGCTGCGCAGGGCCCGTGAGTCGTTCCTCGAAGGCCGCCGGCTGCCGGACGGGGTGCCGGAGGAGATCGTCGCCGCCTGGAAGCGCGCCCGCTTCTTCGGCGTACGGCATGACGCCGTACGGCATGGCGCCGTGAGGTCTGACGATGAGTGCGGCGGCGCAGTGCCTGACGGCGGTGGCCTCGGCGGCGCACTCGCGGACGAGTCGGACCTGTTGGCGGCGGCCCGGCCCGTGCTCGAACGGCTCGCCCCGGCCGTGGGCACCGGGAGAACGGCGCTCCTGCTGACCGACGAGCGGTTGCGCGTCCTGTGGGCGACCGGGCGCGCGCCCGGCGATCCGTGTCACGAGGACCTCTCCGAGCAGGTGGTCGGCCACAACAGCGCGGCACTGGCGCTGCGCACCCGCCGGCGCGCCGAGGTGCACGGCCCGGAACACTTCCTCGATCTGTGGCAGGACATGTCCGCGGTCAGCGTGCCCGTGCTCGGGCCGGAGACCGGGCGCACCGTGGGCACCGTGACGGTCACCTCCGAGTTGTGCGCCGCGTGCTCCCCGCATCCGTGGGCCTCCCTCGCCGAGGCGGCCGCCGGTGCCGTGGAGGCGGAGCTCCTTGCGCGGTCGCGGCCGGCCGAGCGAGTGCTGCTGGACGCGTATCTGCGGGCCGCGCGGGGGCGGGCGGTGGTCGCCCTCGACGGCCGCAACCGGCTGGTGAGCGAGGCCGCGGGTCGGCTGTTGTCACCGGAGGGGCTGGAGGCGCTGGAGCGGGGTGTGGTCGCGCTGCTGCGGGAGGGGGCGGACAGGGCGGCACCCGCCTTTGGGGGTGCACCGGCGTGGGGCGAGGCCCTGTTCGGGACCGGTGCGGCCTCGGACGCGTGGCGGGTCCGGCTGCCGGAGGACGTCCGGTGTTCCGCGACGGTCACCCCGGTCTCGCACCGTGGGGCGGTCATCGGCGCGGTGGCCGTCCTGGAGCCGCTCCGTGCCGAGGCCGTCACGCCGGTCGGGCGGGGCGGGCGGGCCGGGCAGGGCGACCGGGGTGCCGTGGCGCTGGCGGGAAGCTCGGTGCCGTGGCGGCACGCGGTCGGTCGGGCCACGGAGCTGGCCCGGTCGCCGGAGCATTTGCTGCTGGTGGGCGAACGAGGCACCGGAAAGACGGCACTTGCCCACGAACTCGCCCCCGAGTCGCTGGTCGTCGACGCGGCGGAGGGCGAACTCGGCTCCGCGGTCGAGGTGTTGAAGGAGGGGCACGCGCTCCTCATCCGCCATGTGGAGCGTCTCACGCAGCCCGACACCGCGACGCTCAACTCACTCCTCGAAGCACACCCGGGCGCCCCCCTGCTGGCCACCTACACGCCCGGGGCGCCCCCGGGTCCCTGCCTCCAGCGACTCCTGGACACCTTGGCCGCCCGCTCGGTCAGTCTGCCCGCGTTGCGTGAACGCCCTGAGGACATCAGGGAGTTGCTGACGGCCCTGGCCCCGAAGCCGGCGCCCGGGCAGCCTCCGCTCACCTGGACACTGGACGCCCTGCGCGCCCTGGAACGGCACACGTGGCCCGGCAACGTCACCGAGCTCGTCCACGTCGTCCGGGCGTTGGCCGAGCAACGGCGTGTGTCGGGGCCCGTCCGCCGGGCCGAACTGCCGGACCACGTGCGTGAGGGCCCGGCAGCCAGGCGGCTCAGCCCCATGGAGCACGCCGAGCGCTCCGCCATCCTGGAGGCCCTGCGCCGCAACGGTGGCAACAAGGCCCGCACGGCGGCGGCCCTGGGCATCGCCCGCGCCACGCTGTACCGGAAGCTGCGGGGTTATCGGAGCTGA
- a CDS encoding class II glutamine amidotransferase, which produces MCRWLAYSGTPILLDTILYRPAHSLIDQSLHSRLGVETTNGDGFGVGWYSPGLRTPAIFRDIGPAWSNRNLREIADHVESPLFFAHIRASTGTAVQQSNSHPFRHGRWMWMHNGAIADFHLVRRDLSLAVDPELFAGIEGSTDSELMFRLALTYGLEEDPPGAVARMAGLVEQVGHEHGVEYPLQMTVAVTDGESVWAFRYSSQKTSRSLFYSTRVETLRSLHPDLAFLREVSDETRLIVSEPLGDLPGAWNEVPESSYGMVRPGADLLRSFAPQPLAGRTRV; this is translated from the coding sequence ATGTGCCGGTGGCTCGCCTACTCGGGAACGCCCATCCTCCTCGACACCATTCTTTACAGGCCCGCGCACTCCCTCATCGACCAGAGTCTGCACTCACGACTGGGCGTGGAGACCACCAACGGTGACGGGTTCGGCGTCGGCTGGTACTCGCCGGGTCTGCGGACCCCGGCGATCTTCCGCGACATCGGTCCGGCGTGGAGCAACCGCAACCTGCGGGAGATCGCCGACCATGTCGAATCCCCGCTGTTCTTCGCCCACATCCGGGCCTCGACCGGTACGGCGGTGCAGCAGAGCAACAGCCATCCGTTCCGGCACGGCCGCTGGATGTGGATGCACAACGGGGCGATCGCCGACTTCCATCTGGTCCGGCGGGATCTCTCCCTGGCCGTGGACCCGGAGCTCTTCGCCGGCATCGAGGGGTCCACCGACTCCGAGCTGATGTTCCGGCTGGCGCTGACCTACGGCCTGGAGGAGGACCCTCCGGGTGCCGTCGCGCGGATGGCGGGTCTGGTGGAACAGGTCGGTCACGAGCACGGGGTGGAGTACCCGCTGCAGATGACGGTGGCCGTCACGGACGGCGAGTCGGTGTGGGCCTTCCGTTACTCCAGCCAGAAGACGTCCCGCTCGCTGTTCTACAGCACCCGCGTGGAGACGCTGCGCTCGCTCCACCCCGACCTGGCCTTCCTGCGCGAGGTCTCCGACGAGACCCGCCTCATCGTCTCCGAACCCCTGGGCGATCTGCCCGGTGCCTGGAACGAGGTCCCCGAGAGCAGCTACGGCATGGTCCGGCCCGGTGCGGACCTGCTGCGCTCCTTCGCCCCGCAGCCTCTGGCAGGCAGAACTCGGGTGTGA